Proteins co-encoded in one Capnocytophaga ochracea DSM 7271 genomic window:
- the rpsH gene encoding 30S ribosomal protein S8: MYTDPIADYLTRIRNANSAGHRVVEIPASKLKKEITKILFDQGFILSYKFDDSTVQGTIKIALKYDKVTKEPVIRHIERASRPGLRKYAGADNLPRVLNGLGIAIISTSQGVMTGKKARELNIGGEVICYVY; this comes from the coding sequence ATGTATACAGATCCTATCGCAGATTATTTAACAAGAATTAGAAATGCTAATAGCGCTGGTCACAGAGTTGTTGAGATCCCAGCCTCTAAACTCAAAAAGGAAATTACTAAAATCCTTTTTGACCAAGGGTTCATCCTTAGCTATAAATTTGATGACTCTACCGTACAAGGTACCATCAAAATAGCTTTGAAATACGACAAAGTGACCAAAGAGCCTGTTATTAGGCATATTGAAAGAGCCAGCCGTCCAGGTCTGAGAAAGTACGCTGGCGCTGATAACTTACCTCGCGTATTAAACGGATTGGGTATCGCTATTATCTCTACATCACAAGGCGTGATGACAGGTAAAAAAGCTAGAGAACTCAATATCGGTGGAGAGGTAATTTGTTACGTTTACTAA
- the rpmD gene encoding 50S ribosomal protein L30: MAKLRVTQIKSSIKRPKDQKLTLEALGLTKIGRTVEHEATPSILGMINKVKHLISVEEVK; the protein is encoded by the coding sequence ATGGCAAAACTTAGAGTAACACAAATTAAAAGTAGCATCAAACGTCCAAAAGACCAAAAACTTACCCTCGAGGCTTTAGGACTTACTAAAATCGGTAGAACCGTGGAACACGAAGCTACACCAAGTATCCTTGGTATGATAAATAAGGTAAAACACTTAATTTCTGTAGAAGAAGTTAAATAA
- the rpsQ gene encoding 30S ribosomal protein S17, with product MEKRNLRKERIGVVTSNKMDKSIVVSEVKRVKHPMYGKFVLRTKKYVAHDEKNDCNIGDTVRIMETRPLSKTKCWRLVEIIERAK from the coding sequence ATGGAAAAAAGAAATTTAAGAAAAGAAAGAATAGGGGTTGTTACAAGCAACAAAATGGATAAATCTATCGTAGTTTCAGAAGTGAAACGTGTAAAACACCCTATGTACGGTAAGTTCGTGTTGCGCACTAAAAAATATGTTGCGCACGACGAAAAAAACGATTGCAACATTGGTGATACTGTGCGTATAATGGAAACACGTCCATTGAGCAAAACCAAATGCTGGAGATTAGTAGAAATCATTGAAAGAGCTAAGTAA
- the rpsE gene encoding 30S ribosomal protein S5 → MYQKYKNVEYVKPSGLELKDRLVGVQRVTKVTKGGRAFGFSAIVVVGDENGVVGHGLGKSKEVSEAIAKAVEDAKKNLVRIPLNGTTLPHEQKGKYGGARVFLQPATEGTGVIAGGTVRAVLESVGIHNVLSKSQGSSNPHNVVKATFDALLQLRSAKTVAAQRGISLEKLFKG, encoded by the coding sequence ATGTATCAGAAATATAAAAATGTAGAATATGTAAAACCAAGTGGTTTGGAATTGAAAGACCGTTTGGTAGGAGTACAACGTGTTACTAAAGTAACTAAAGGTGGTCGCGCTTTCGGTTTCTCTGCTATCGTTGTAGTAGGCGACGAAAACGGCGTGGTTGGTCACGGTTTAGGAAAATCTAAAGAGGTTTCTGAAGCTATTGCTAAAGCAGTAGAAGACGCTAAGAAAAACTTAGTGCGTATCCCTCTTAACGGTACTACCTTGCCCCACGAACAAAAAGGAAAATACGGCGGAGCTCGTGTTTTCTTACAACCAGCTACCGAAGGTACCGGAGTAATCGCAGGTGGTACTGTACGTGCCGTATTGGAATCCGTAGGTATCCATAACGTACTTTCTAAATCACAAGGTTCTTCTAATCCTCACAACGTGGTAAAAGCTACTTTCGATGCTTTATTGCAGTTGCGTAGCGCTAAAACTGTTGCTGCTCAACGTGGCATCTCTTTAGAAAAATTGTTTAAAGGTTAA
- the rpmC gene encoding 50S ribosomal protein L29: protein MKQSEINKLTITELQEKLGEFKKSYADLKMAHAISSLEKPIQLRNVRRTIARLACELTKRELQ from the coding sequence ATGAAACAGTCTGAAATTAACAAATTGACAATAACTGAGCTACAAGAAAAGCTTGGTGAGTTTAAGAAATCGTATGCAGATTTGAAAATGGCACACGCAATTTCGTCATTGGAAAAACCAATTCAATTACGTAACGTAAGAAGAACTATCGCGAGATTGGCTTGTGAGCTAACTAAACGAGAATTACAATAA
- the rpsN gene encoding 30S ribosomal protein S14 gives MAKESMKAREVKRQKLVAKYAAKRKALKEAGDYEALQLIPKNASPVRLHNRCKLTGRPKGYMRTFGISRVLFREMANKGLIPGVKKASW, from the coding sequence ATGGCTAAAGAATCAATGAAAGCCCGCGAGGTGAAACGTCAAAAGTTAGTAGCTAAATACGCTGCTAAACGCAAAGCTCTAAAAGAAGCTGGTGATTATGAAGCACTTCAGCTAATCCCTAAAAATGCTTCTCCTGTCCGTCTGCACAACCGTTGCAAACTTACAGGACGCCCTAAAGGGTATATGCGTACCTTTGGAATTTCACGTGTGTTATTCCGCGAAATGGCAAACAAAGGATTAATTCCTGGTGTAAAAAAAGCAAGTTGGTAA
- the rplO gene encoding 50S ribosomal protein L15: MNLSNLQPVQGSIHREGKRVGRGQGSGKGGTATRGHKGAKSRSGFSNKIGFEGGQMPLQRRVPKFGFKNFNRKEYVGINLGRLQELVDNGKITDKVDLETLVQLNLAKKTDLVKILGGGELKSKLKISVHKFTASAKAAIEAAGGEAVTL; encoded by the coding sequence ATGAACTTGAGTAATTTACAACCCGTACAGGGTTCAATTCACAGAGAAGGGAAGCGCGTAGGCCGCGGTCAAGGTTCCGGTAAAGGTGGAACCGCTACCCGTGGTCACAAAGGAGCTAAATCTCGTTCAGGCTTTTCTAATAAGATTGGCTTCGAAGGTGGACAAATGCCCCTCCAAAGACGCGTACCAAAATTCGGTTTCAAAAACTTTAACCGTAAAGAATATGTAGGTATCAACTTGGGTAGACTACAAGAACTCGTTGATAATGGTAAAATTACTGATAAAGTAGACCTTGAAACCTTAGTTCAACTAAACCTCGCTAAAAAAACCGACTTGGTTAAAATTTTAGGAGGTGGAGAACTAAAATCTAAATTAAAAATATCTGTTCATAAGTTTACTGCAAGTGCTAAAGCCGCTATCGAAGCTGCTGGTGGCGAAGCAGTAACCTTGTAA
- the rpsK gene encoding 30S ribosomal protein S11, translating into MAKQNAKNAKVSKKRKVVVESVGEAHVSATFNNVIISLTNKKGDVIAWSSAGKMGFRGSKKNTPYAAQVAAEDAAKVAFDAGLKKVKVYVKGPGNGRESAIRTIHNAGIEVTEIIDVTPLPHNGCRPPKKRRV; encoded by the coding sequence ATGGCAAAACAAAATGCAAAGAATGCAAAAGTCTCTAAGAAGAGAAAAGTAGTGGTTGAGTCAGTAGGCGAAGCACACGTTTCAGCTACTTTTAACAATGTTATTATTTCTCTTACCAACAAAAAAGGAGACGTAATTGCTTGGTCATCAGCAGGGAAAATGGGCTTCAGAGGGTCTAAAAAGAACACTCCTTACGCTGCCCAAGTAGCCGCAGAAGATGCAGCTAAAGTTGCTTTTGACGCAGGTCTTAAAAAAGTAAAAGTATACGTGAAAGGACCGGGTAACGGTAGAGAATCTGCTATCCGTACTATTCATAATGCAGGTATAGAAGTAACCGAAATTATCGACGTTACTCCACTACCTCACAACGGATGTCGCCCTCCTAAAAAACGTAGAGTCTAA
- the rplN gene encoding 50S ribosomal protein L14 encodes MVQQESRLKVADNTGAKEVLTIRVLGGTKRRYASVGDKIVVTVKEATPNGNVKKGQVSTAVVVRTKKEVRRADGSYIRFDENACVLLNAAGEMRGTRVFGPVARELRDKQFMKIVSLAPEVL; translated from the coding sequence ATGGTACAACAAGAATCAAGACTAAAAGTAGCCGATAATACTGGCGCTAAAGAAGTGCTTACTATCCGTGTACTCGGTGGTACCAAGCGCAGATATGCCTCAGTAGGCGATAAGATTGTAGTTACCGTTAAAGAAGCTACTCCTAACGGAAACGTGAAAAAAGGACAAGTTTCTACAGCGGTGGTAGTAAGAACTAAAAAAGAAGTACGCCGTGCCGATGGTTCTTATATCCGATTTGATGAAAACGCTTGCGTTCTCTTGAACGCAGCTGGTGAAATGAGAGGTACCCGTGTATTCGGACCCGTAGCGAGAGAACTTCGTGATAAACAATTTATGAAGATCGTTTCATTAGCACCAGAAGTGCTTTAA
- the secY gene encoding preprotein translocase subunit SecY: MKKFIENLTNIWKIEELKNRIILTLGILLVYRFGAHIVLPGIDSAQLHELATKTSGGGLLDILNAFTGGAFSNASVFALGIMPYISASIVVQLMGIAIPYLQKLQKEGESGRRKINQITRWLTIAICIVQAPVYLYGINRLGVPDSAFLLGKGLNFIVPAVLILVTGTIFAMWLGEKITDKGIGNGISLLIMVGIIARLPRAFLSETASRLTGNGGPLLILIEIILWFVIILLCIYLIKAVRQIPVQYARRTADGGTTNERNIFGARQYIPLKINAAGVMPIIFAQALMFIPATVAGLSQSEFAKSVQAAFSNVFGFWYNLLFAAMIILFTYFYTAITVPTNKMADDLKRSGGFIPGIRPGKETGDYLDKIMSLITLPGSIFIALVAIFPSLLKIIGMQDQWALFYGGTSLLILVGVAIDTMQQVNSYLLNRHYDGLMKTGKNRKVS, encoded by the coding sequence ATGAAGAAGTTTATCGAGAACCTGACCAATATTTGGAAAATTGAAGAGTTAAAAAATAGAATCATTTTAACTCTCGGAATTTTGTTAGTTTATCGCTTTGGAGCTCACATCGTCCTCCCTGGTATCGACTCCGCTCAACTCCACGAGTTAGCAACAAAAACATCAGGCGGCGGATTGCTCGACATCCTCAATGCCTTTACAGGGGGCGCTTTCTCTAACGCCTCAGTATTCGCACTCGGGATTATGCCCTACATCTCAGCTTCTATCGTAGTTCAGTTGATGGGAATCGCTATCCCTTATCTCCAAAAACTACAAAAAGAAGGTGAAAGCGGACGAAGAAAGATAAACCAAATCACTCGATGGCTTACTATTGCAATATGTATTGTACAAGCACCTGTATACTTATACGGTATCAATAGATTAGGAGTCCCTGATTCTGCCTTCCTTTTAGGTAAGGGACTCAATTTTATTGTTCCAGCAGTGCTTATCTTAGTAACAGGAACTATTTTCGCAATGTGGTTGGGTGAGAAAATCACTGATAAAGGAATAGGTAACGGTATTTCCCTTCTCATTATGGTAGGTATCATCGCCCGCTTGCCTCGCGCATTCTTGTCTGAAACAGCCTCTCGCCTTACTGGTAACGGAGGTCCCCTATTGATTCTTATCGAGATTATCCTCTGGTTCGTAATCATCCTGCTTTGTATTTATCTAATCAAAGCAGTACGTCAAATCCCAGTACAGTATGCACGCAGAACAGCTGATGGAGGAACTACTAACGAGAGAAACATCTTCGGAGCTCGCCAATACATTCCTTTAAAAATTAACGCTGCAGGGGTAATGCCTATCATCTTCGCTCAAGCCTTGATGTTTATCCCAGCCACTGTAGCCGGACTATCACAATCAGAATTTGCAAAAAGTGTTCAAGCAGCCTTCTCCAACGTCTTTGGATTTTGGTACAACCTGCTATTTGCAGCTATGATTATACTCTTTACGTATTTCTATACTGCAATCACAGTGCCTACAAACAAAATGGCTGATGACCTAAAACGCAGCGGAGGTTTCATCCCAGGCATACGCCCAGGTAAAGAAACAGGCGACTATTTAGATAAAATTATGTCGCTTATCACTCTCCCAGGTTCTATATTTATAGCCTTGGTAGCGATATTTCCTTCTCTGCTCAAAATCATCGGAATGCAAGACCAATGGGCATTGTTCTACGGTGGTACATCACTACTCATCTTAGTAGGGGTTGCTATTGATACTATGCAACAAGTAAATTCATATCTGCTCAATCGCCATTATGATGGTTTGATGAAAACAGGTAAAAACAGAAAAGTATCTTAA
- a CDS encoding DNA-directed RNA polymerase subunit alpha, which translates to MALFNFQKPDKVIMIESSDFEGRFEFRPLEPGYGLTIGNALRRVMLSSLEGFAITSVKFDKVGHEFSTISGVREDVTEIILNLKQIRFKRQIEDIENETATITVSGKRQLTAGDFQKALSGFQVLNTDLVICNMDSSASFTIEITIEKGRGYVSAEENAKPNAPIGVIATDAIFTPIKNVKYSIENYRVEQKTDYEKLVFEIKTDGSIHPKQALTEAAKTLIHHFMLFSDERITLEADEIAQTDTYDEESLHMRQLLKTKLVDMDLSVRALNCLKAAEVETLGDLVSFNKADLMKFRNFGKKSLIELEELVVNKGLVFGMDTSKYKLDKD; encoded by the coding sequence ATGGCATTATTCAACTTCCAAAAACCAGATAAAGTTATAATGATTGAATCATCTGATTTCGAAGGACGATTTGAGTTTCGCCCTTTGGAGCCAGGGTATGGTTTAACAATAGGTAACGCATTACGAAGAGTTATGCTTTCTTCGTTAGAAGGTTTTGCAATCACTTCTGTGAAATTTGATAAAGTAGGACACGAATTTTCTACTATATCAGGAGTAAGAGAAGATGTTACTGAAATTATTCTCAATTTGAAACAAATACGTTTTAAACGCCAGATTGAGGATATAGAAAACGAAACAGCAACTATTACTGTTTCTGGTAAAAGACAATTGACTGCCGGTGATTTTCAAAAAGCTCTTTCAGGTTTTCAAGTATTAAATACTGATTTGGTGATTTGCAATATGGATTCTTCAGCTTCTTTTACAATAGAGATTACTATTGAAAAAGGACGCGGTTATGTTTCGGCTGAGGAAAATGCAAAACCAAATGCGCCGATAGGTGTAATTGCTACTGATGCAATTTTTACCCCTATTAAAAATGTGAAATATTCTATTGAAAATTATCGTGTTGAACAAAAAACAGACTACGAGAAGTTAGTCTTTGAAATTAAAACCGATGGGTCTATACACCCTAAACAAGCACTCACAGAAGCTGCAAAAACACTCATTCATCACTTTATGCTGTTCTCTGACGAGAGAATTACTTTAGAGGCTGATGAAATAGCACAAACTGATACTTATGATGAAGAATCATTGCATATGCGCCAGTTGCTAAAAACTAAGTTGGTGGATATGGACTTATCCGTTCGTGCACTCAATTGTTTGAAAGCTGCCGAAGTAGAAACATTAGGTGATTTGGTATCTTTCAATAAAGCCGATTTGATGAAGTTTAGAAACTTCGGAAAGAAATCATTAATTGAGCTTGAAGAGTTGGTAGTCAATAAAGGTTTAGTGTTTGGTATGGACACCTCGAAGTATAAATTGGATAAAGATTAA
- the rplQ gene encoding 50S ribosomal protein L17: protein MRHGNKINHLGRKTAHRNSMLANMASSLIEHKRINTTLAKAKALKLFVEPLVTKSKEDTTHNRRIAFSKLRNKYAVTELFKEVAVKVGDRPGGYTRIIKLGNRLGDNAEMAMIEFVDYNTTYNVAKTAKKKTTRRGRKKATAEETPATAEVKPEATAEATE, encoded by the coding sequence ATGAGACACGGAAATAAAATTAATCATTTAGGAAGAAAAACTGCTCACAGAAATTCAATGCTTGCTAATATGGCGAGCTCACTGATTGAGCATAAACGCATTAACACTACTTTGGCAAAAGCAAAGGCTTTAAAACTATTTGTAGAGCCTTTGGTAACCAAATCTAAAGAAGATACCACTCACAACCGTCGTATCGCTTTTAGTAAATTGCGCAATAAATATGCTGTTACTGAGCTTTTCAAAGAAGTGGCTGTAAAGGTAGGCGACCGCCCAGGAGGATACACTCGTATCATTAAATTAGGAAACCGTTTGGGTGATAACGCTGAAATGGCTATGATTGAGTTTGTAGATTACAATACTACTTACAACGTAGCTAAAACCGCTAAGAAGAAAACTACCCGCCGTGGTAGAAAGAAAGCAACTGCTGAAGAAACTCCAGCTACAGCCGAAGTTAAACCAGAGGCTACTGCTGAAGCTACTGAATAA
- the rpsD gene encoding 30S ribosomal protein S4 codes for MARYTGPKTKIARKFGEAIFGDDKSFERKNYPPGQHGLARRRAKRSEYAIQLQEKQKAKYTYGILEKQFHNLYEKAKRSKSITGEVLLQLCESRLDNVVYRMGIAPTRSAARQLVSHRHITVNGNIVNIPSYSLKPGDVVGVREKSKSLSVIENSLAAHSAVYEWITWNPEKLEGTFVAVPQRIQIPENIKEQLIVELYSK; via the coding sequence ATGGCAAGATATACAGGACCAAAAACAAAAATAGCTCGTAAATTTGGTGAAGCTATCTTCGGAGATGATAAATCTTTTGAAAGAAAAAACTATCCTCCCGGACAACACGGTTTGGCACGCCGTAGAGCAAAACGCTCTGAATATGCTATCCAGCTACAAGAAAAACAAAAAGCTAAATATACTTATGGTATTTTAGAAAAACAATTCCATAATCTATATGAAAAAGCAAAAAGAAGTAAAAGTATTACCGGTGAGGTACTTCTTCAACTTTGCGAATCTCGCTTAGACAATGTAGTATACCGTATGGGCATTGCTCCTACTCGTAGTGCAGCCCGCCAATTGGTATCTCACCGTCACATCACTGTAAACGGAAATATTGTAAACATTCCGTCTTACTCTCTTAAACCAGGTGATGTAGTAGGCGTTCGCGAAAAATCAAAATCTTTAAGTGTGATCGAAAATTCATTGGCAGCTCATAGTGCTGTATACGAATGGATCACTTGGAACCCTGAAAAATTAGAAGGTACTTTCGTAGCAGTACCTCAACGTATTCAGATTCCTGAAAATATTAAAGAACAGTTAATCGTAGAGTTGTACTCTAAATAA
- the rplX gene encoding 50S ribosomal protein L24 has protein sequence MMKLKIKTGDTVKIIAGEEKGKEGKVLRVDREKNRAIVEGLNLVKKHTKPNAQNPQGGIVEKEASIHISNLALIDPKTKKTTRVGIEERDGKKVRISKKSNVVI, from the coding sequence ATGATGAAACTAAAAATTAAAACTGGAGATACCGTAAAAATAATTGCTGGAGAAGAAAAAGGTAAAGAAGGCAAAGTATTACGTGTAGATCGCGAGAAGAACAGAGCGATTGTTGAGGGGCTAAACTTGGTGAAAAAACACACCAAACCTAACGCTCAAAACCCTCAAGGTGGAATCGTAGAAAAAGAAGCATCTATTCACATTTCTAACCTCGCACTCATCGACCCTAAAACGAAAAAAACTACTCGTGTAGGTATCGAAGAACGTGACGGTAAAAAAGTGCGAATTTCTAAAAAATCTAATGTAGTAATATAA
- the rplR gene encoding 50S ribosomal protein L18, whose translation MALSRIERRQRIKSRIRKVVKGTAEQPRLAVFRSNNEIYVQIIDDTKGTTLLAASSRDKEISAAKGTKTEKAALVGKAIAEKALKQGIEKVSFDRGGYLYHGRVKSLADGAREGGLKF comes from the coding sequence ATGGCATTATCAAGAATAGAAAGAAGACAACGTATTAAAAGCAGAATCAGAAAAGTAGTAAAAGGTACTGCTGAACAACCTCGTTTGGCTGTTTTCAGAAGTAATAACGAAATCTATGTACAAATCATAGACGATACTAAAGGTACTACTCTGTTGGCTGCATCTTCACGTGATAAAGAAATTAGTGCCGCCAAAGGTACTAAAACTGAAAAAGCAGCATTGGTCGGTAAAGCTATTGCTGAAAAAGCTTTGAAACAAGGTATCGAAAAAGTATCCTTCGATCGCGGAGGATACCTTTACCACGGACGTGTAAAATCATTAGCCGATGGTGCTAGAGAAGGCGGACTTAAATTCTAA
- the rplP gene encoding 50S ribosomal protein L16 produces the protein MLQPKRTKYRKQQKGRMKGVAHRGALLSNGTFGIKSLDSAFITSRQIESARVAATRYMKREGQLWIKIFPDKPITKKPLEVRMGKGKGAVEYWAAVVKPGRIMFEVGGVPLDVAKEALRLAAQKLPVKTKFVVARDYQN, from the coding sequence ATGTTACAGCCAAAAAGAACGAAATATCGTAAACAACAAAAAGGCAGAATGAAAGGTGTAGCTCACCGCGGTGCGCTCCTTTCTAATGGTACTTTCGGAATTAAATCGTTAGATTCAGCATTCATCACTTCTCGCCAAATCGAGTCAGCTCGTGTAGCTGCTACCCGTTATATGAAACGTGAAGGTCAACTTTGGATCAAAATCTTCCCAGATAAACCTATTACCAAAAAGCCTTTGGAAGTACGTATGGGTAAAGGTAAAGGTGCCGTAGAATACTGGGCAGCCGTAGTAAAACCAGGAAGAATAATGTTTGAGGTAGGCGGCGTGCCGCTCGACGTAGCTAAAGAAGCGCTACGCCTCGCAGCTCAAAAGCTACCTGTGAAAACAAAATTCGTTGTAGCTAGAGATTATCAAAATTAA
- the rpsM gene encoding 30S ribosomal protein S13 yields the protein MARIAGIDLPKNKRGVIGLTYIFGIGKSRAKEILSRAQVNEDTKVSEWNDEEITRIREVVASYKIEGELRSEIQLNIKRLMDIGCYRGIRHRNGLPLRGQKTKNNSRTRKGKRKTVANKKKATK from the coding sequence ATGGCACGAATTGCAGGTATTGACTTACCAAAAAACAAAAGAGGGGTTATTGGTTTAACCTACATTTTTGGTATTGGAAAAAGTAGAGCTAAAGAAATCTTAAGTAGAGCTCAAGTAAACGAAGACACAAAAGTAAGCGAATGGAATGATGAGGAAATCACTCGTATTCGCGAAGTGGTTGCGTCTTATAAAATTGAAGGAGAATTGCGCTCCGAAATCCAATTGAACATCAAACGTTTGATGGATATCGGTTGTTATCGCGGTATCCGCCATCGTAACGGATTGCCTTTGCGCGGACAAAAAACTAAAAACAATTCTCGTACAAGAAAAGGTAAAAGAAAAACTGTTGCGAACAAGAAGAAAGCAACTAAATAA
- the rplE gene encoding 50S ribosomal protein L5: MAYVPRLKQEYKERIVAALKEEFGYKNVMQVPKLEKIVVSRGVGSAVADKKQIDYAVDELTKITGQKAVATYSKKDVASFKLRKGMAIGAKVTLRGERMYEFLDRLITTALPRVRDFQGVKANGFDGRGNYNLGVTEQIIFPEIDIDKINKIAGMDITFVTSAHTDKEAKSLLSELGLPFKKN; the protein is encoded by the coding sequence ATGGCTTACGTACCTAGATTAAAACAAGAATACAAAGAGCGCATCGTTGCGGCTCTAAAAGAAGAATTTGGCTATAAAAATGTAATGCAGGTTCCTAAACTTGAAAAAATAGTTGTGAGCCGTGGTGTTGGTTCTGCAGTAGCCGATAAAAAACAAATCGACTATGCTGTAGACGAACTTACCAAAATTACTGGTCAGAAAGCTGTTGCCACTTATTCTAAAAAGGACGTAGCTTCTTTCAAACTCCGTAAAGGTATGGCTATCGGTGCCAAAGTTACCCTTCGTGGCGAAAGAATGTATGAGTTCTTAGACCGCCTTATCACTACAGCTCTTCCTCGTGTAAGAGACTTCCAAGGCGTGAAAGCAAATGGCTTCGATGGTAGAGGTAACTACAACTTAGGCGTTACCGAACAAATTATATTCCCTGAAATCGACATTGATAAAATCAACAAGATCGCAGGTATGGATATTACCTTCGTTACTTCAGCTCACACTGATAAAGAAGCTAAATCATTATTAAGCGAATTAGGATTACCTTTTAAAAAGAACTAA
- the infA gene encoding translation initiation factor IF-1 → MAKQAAIEQDGTIVEALSNAMFRVELDNGHVVIAHISGKMRMHYIKLLPGDKVKLEMSPYDLSKARITYRY, encoded by the coding sequence ATGGCTAAACAGGCAGCAATTGAGCAAGACGGAACCATTGTAGAAGCTTTGTCTAACGCAATGTTCAGAGTTGAATTGGATAACGGTCACGTAGTGATTGCCCACATCTCAGGAAAAATGCGTATGCACTACATCAAGCTTCTTCCTGGTGATAAAGTAAAACTTGAAATGAGTCCTTATGACCTAAGTAAAGCTCGTATCACTTACCGTTATTAG
- the ykgO gene encoding type B 50S ribosomal protein L36, translating into MKVRASIKKRSSECIIVRRKGRLYVINKKNPKFKQRQG; encoded by the coding sequence ATGAAAGTTAGAGCATCAATTAAAAAAAGAAGTTCAGAGTGCATCATTGTGCGCAGAAAAGGACGATTGTACGTAATTAACAAGAAAAATCCTAAATTTAAACAACGACAAGGATAA
- the rplF gene encoding 50S ribosomal protein L6 encodes MSRIGKAPINIPAGVTVTIKDNVVTVKGKLGELTQEVKDIAVKQEDGHLVFETKDTTKDQNAKHGLYRALVNNMVVGVSEGFTKELELVGVGYRAANQGQKLDLALGFSHNIILELPKEIKLETINEKGKNPIIKLTSHDKQLLGQVAAKIRSFRKPEPYKGKGVKFVGEVLRRKAGKSA; translated from the coding sequence ATGTCAAGAATAGGTAAAGCACCCATCAATATTCCCGCAGGCGTTACCGTTACTATCAAAGATAACGTTGTAACCGTAAAGGGGAAATTAGGCGAATTAACCCAAGAGGTTAAAGACATTGCTGTAAAGCAAGAAGATGGACATTTAGTGTTTGAAACTAAAGATACCACTAAAGACCAAAACGCTAAACACGGCCTATACCGTGCCTTGGTAAACAATATGGTCGTAGGTGTTTCTGAAGGATTCACTAAAGAATTAGAGTTAGTAGGGGTTGGATACCGTGCAGCTAACCAAGGTCAAAAGTTAGACTTAGCCCTCGGTTTCTCTCACAACATCATTCTCGAATTGCCAAAAGAAATTAAACTCGAAACAATCAACGAGAAAGGTAAAAACCCTATCATTAAATTAACTTCTCACGACAAACAACTACTCGGGCAAGTAGCGGCTAAAATCCGTAGCTTCCGCAAACCTGAACCTTACAAAGGTAAAGGTGTCAAATTCGTAGGCGAAGTGTTGAGAAGAAAAGCAGGTAAATCAGCTTAA